The sequence GGCAGAAAGCTGCCGCAGCATATCAGCGAAGAAGACGTTGAGGCTTTGCTGGATGCGCCAGACTTAAATCAGCCGATCGAGTTTCGTGATCGCGCCATGCTGGAATTACTGTATGCCTGCGGTCTGCGGGTGTCAGAGCTGATTCAACTGCAGCTGGCGGATATCAGTGTCAGTCAGGGTATTGTGCGGGTGCTTGGGAAGGGCGGCAAAGAGCGGATTGTGCCGATGGGTTATGCTGCAATAGATTGGTTAGAGGCGTATTTGCGCGATGTGCGACCGCTTTTACTGGGAGACAAGCAGTCGACGGTTTGTTTTTTATCGCGACGTGGTCAGGCCATGACGCGACAGACTTTCTGGCATCGCATCAAGCATTATGCCCTGTGTGCCAATATCAGTAGCGATTTGTCACCGCATACCATTCGTCACGCCTTTGCAACACATTTACTGAATAATGGTGCCGACTTGCGGGTAGTTCAGTTATTATTGGGCCACAGTGATTTATCCACTACGCAAATTTATACCCATATCGCAACCGCTAGGCTGCAGCAGCTGCATCAGCAACATCACCCACGTGGCTGAAGTAACAGCTGCATTGCTTAGCTTACACTTGTTATGGGGCGCGTTTTTTCAGCTCAATATGTAGGAGAGTGTTTTGAGAATGTCAGGATTACCCGCCAGGGTTTATGGACTTGTATGCCTAGCTTTGATTAGCATGCAATCGGCTTGTCAGGCTGACTCTGCCGAATCGGCGCCGTCGGCTGATAGCCCATCGCCAACGCAATCGGCGCCGTTACAGCTTATCCAGCCTGCCGAGGTGACAGATGCCGATGTGGCCGCTATTACCCGCAAAGCGCAGGCGGTGTTTGCTGGCATAGATGATCGCTTTAGCGTTAGCAGCGTTACCGCTGCCGGTATTGACGGATACTACCGGATAAAAATCGCGCAGGGCCCAACCCTTTATACTGACGCCAATGTCAGCTATTTTTTCTCCGGTGAATTATTCCAAGTAACCGACAACGGTCTAGTGAATTTAAGCCAGCAGTCACAGGCCGTTGAGCGCCGCGCCTTAATGGCAAATTTAGACCCTGAGTCGATGATTATTTTCCCCGCCGAGGGCGAGCAAAAAGCGCAAGTGACGGTGTTTACCGATGTTGACTGTTTCTATTGTCAGAAGCTGCATCAAGAAGTGCCCGCCTTAAATGCTGCGGGTATTGCGGTTCGCTATATGGCATTTCCGCGCGCCGGCATTGGCTCAAGCTCTTACGACAAGGTGGTATCGGCCTGGTGTGCTGACGATCCGTTGACCGCGATGACGCGCTTAAAAGCTCGCCAGTCGATCACTGATAAGCGTTGTGAAAACCCAGTGGCCGAGCATTATCGACTTGGCCAAACCCTGGGGGTGAGCGGCACGCCGGCAATTTTACTGGACGATGGGGTGATTATTCCTGGCTACCGTCCGGCTGATGACTTAATTAAGCAGCTGCTGAACTGAGCAGCCTAGCGTTTTGCCGGCGTTTGGCGGCCGGGCTATGCGCTTTAGACGTGGTGACTGATGGCAAACTGTCAGTCGCTGACGCCTGCAGAATGCGCCATTCGCGCTGCATTGACCGCTGCGATTAGCGGTACTCTTTAAGCAAAATTCTGTGTATAATCTTGCGCCTTAAATTATCCCTGAACGAGACGAGATAAAGTGCTTAAACCCGTAAATATCGGTATCTGTGGCCTAGGAACGGTCGGTGGTGGCACCTTTAATGTGCTGGCCAGAAATCATGCGCAAATTGCTGCCCGTACCGGCTGCGATATTCGTGTCAGCCATGTGGCGATTCGCCAAGCGAAGCCTGAATTTGATTTGTCGAATGTGACTGTTGAGTCAGATGTGTTGGCAGTGGCGCGCGCGCCTGAAGTCGATATTGTGGTTGAAACTATTGGCGGTTATGACGCCGCTAAACGTTTGGTGTTGACCGCTATTGAACACGGTAAACATGTGGTGACTGCCAATAAGGCTTTAATCGCCGAGCATGGTAACGAGATTTTTAGCAAAGCCGCTGAACATGGCGTTTCGGTCTATTTTGAAGCTGCGGTTGCCGGCGGTATTCCGGTAATCAAAGCCTTGCGCGAGGGCCTGGCCGGTAATCAAATTGATTGGCTAGCCGGCATTATTAACGGCACTGGTAATTTTATTCTCACCGAGATGAAAGATAAGGGTCGTGACTTTGCTGACGTTTTGGCCGAAGCACAGGCACTGGGTTATGCCGAAGCGGATCCAACCTTTGATGTTGAAGGTATCGATGCCTGCCATAAGCTGGCGATATTGGCCTCATTAGCGTTTGGGGTGGAATTATCTTTTGATCGCGCCTATACCGAGGGCATTAGTCAGGTTGCGCCTTTAGATGTGGTGTTGGCAGAAGAGCTTGGGTTTAATATTAAGCATTTAGGCATTGCGCGTCAGCTTGAGCAGGGTATTGAGTTACGCGTTCATCCAACCTTGATTCCAAAAACTCAGCTATTAGCAAACGTGCATGGCGTGATGAATGCGGTAATGATTCATGCCGACGCGGTTGGTTCAACCATGTATTACGGTGCCGGAGCAGGTGCCGAACCAACAGCTTCGTCGATTGTCGCTGATATCTGCGATATTGCACGCTTGTTAGATGCTAGCCAGGCGCAATCCGTACCGCCGCTATCATTTGCACAGGCAAGTATTCAGCCGGCGACGATTTTGCCGATTGAACAGGTGCGTAGCGAATTTTATTTGCGTTTCAGTGCGCATGATGAACCCGGTGTGATGATGCACGTTACAGAAGCCTTGAGTGCGCAAGGTATTAGCATTGAGACGATGATTCAAAAAGCGCCCGATGCTGCTGAGCATTCTCTGGTTGCCTTAGTAACCGATCATGTTGAAGAACAACGCTTGCGCACCGCCGTTGCGCAAATCGAGACGCTGCCAACCATTCAGGGTTCGGTGCATGTGATTCGGGTCGAATCGCTGGCCTAGTGTAGTAAAGAGTTTACGATTATGACGATGAAATATATTAGTACCCGCGGCCAAGCCCCCGTGCTTAATTTTGAACAGGTAATGCTGACAGGCTTAGCCAGCGATGGTGGCTTATATGTGCCCGAGCAGCTGCCACGTTTTAGCCGCGAAAAAATTGCTAGCTTTGCGGCGATGTCTTATGCCGAAGTGGCTTATGAGGTGATGCAGCCCTTTGTTACTGGCTGTATTGACGATGATGATTTTAAAGCGATGATTGAAGACTGCTATCAAGAGTTTCGTCATCCTGCGGTAGCGCCTTTGGTTCAGCTTGGCCATAACGAATGGCTGCTAGAGCTATTTCAAGGTCCGACCTTGGCATTCAAGGACTTTGCTTTGCAGCTCTTAGGTCGCCTATTAGATTATGTGTTAGAGCGTAAGCAGCAAAAAGTTGTGATTATGGGAGCAACGTCGGGCGATACTGGCTCTGCAGCTATAGAAGGTTGTCGTCGCTGTAAGAATATCGATATTTTTATTCTGCATCCGCACCAGCGTGTTTCAGATGTGCAGCGTAAACAGATGACCTCAGTATTGGCAGACAACATCCATAATATTGCGCTAGAGGGCAATTTTGATGATTGCCAGTCGATGGTGAAAGCCAGCTTTAATGATCAGTCATTCTTGCCCGATGGGCGCCAGCTTGTTGCCGTTAATTCGATAAACTGGGCGCGTATCATGGCGCAAATTGTTTATTATTTTTATGCTGCCGCGGCACTTGGCGCACCTGATAAAGAGGTTGGCTTTTCGGTGCCAACCGGTAATTTTGGTGATATTTTTGCGGGCTATTTAGCTAAGCAAATGGGGCTGCCAATTAATCAATTGATTGTTGCCACCAATACTAACGATATTCTTCATCGTACTATTGCCAAAAATTTATATCAGAAGCATGAGTTGGTGCACACCTTATCGCCATCGATGGATATTATGGTTTCATCCAATTTCGAGCGCTTATTGTTTGATGTGTTTGATCGCGATGGCGCAGAGCTTGCTGCATTTATGGCTGCCTGTAACGGTGATCAAACAGTGACCCTGCCGCAGGATAAATTTGACCATACCCGTGAGCTATTCGACAGTTTTGCGGTTGATGACGCCATGACCTGTGAAACGATTGCCTCGGTATTTGAGCAAACTGAATATTTATTGGATCCACACTCTGCAATTGGTGTTAAAGCAGCGCGTGAGGTTCGTCGCAGTACGGCAACTCCTATGGTTACCTTAGCGACCGCGCATCCGGCAAAATTTGCGGAGGCAGCCTTGCAGGCTGGACAAAGCGAAGAGCCGGCATTGCCGCACCATATGGCTGATTTAATGCAGCGTGAAGAGCGCTTTACCGTTTTGGCCAATGATATGCAGCAGGTGCATGCGTTTATGCAGCAAAATATTGTTGCATAAGCTGTTTTTAAAGCACTGAGATCTGATCGAGATAGAAAAAAGCGGCCTAGGCCGCTTTTTTTATTAGAGCTATGTATAGGGCCTTACATCGCAGCTAGATCTTACATTGCTACAGCGGCTAAGTTTAGATAGCTGCTGCCATTGGCAGCGGTAATCACCTGATGCAGGCTTAGGTAGCGCGGTAGAATATGGTCAAAGTAGAATGCACAACTGACTTTTTTCCGCGTAGCTAAGGCGCTGTCATTGGCTGCCAGTAAGGCAGACTTTAATAAGCGTTCAGCCCCCAAGACATAGCCACAAAGCATCATATAATCATTAGCAACGGCCT comes from Pseudomonadales bacterium and encodes:
- a CDS encoding site-specific tyrosine recombinase XerD, with the protein product GRKLPQHISEEDVEALLDAPDLNQPIEFRDRAMLELLYACGLRVSELIQLQLADISVSQGIVRVLGKGGKERIVPMGYAAIDWLEAYLRDVRPLLLGDKQSTVCFLSRRGQAMTRQTFWHRIKHYALCANISSDLSPHTIRHAFATHLLNNGADLRVVQLLLGHSDLSTTQIYTHIATARLQQLHQQHHPRG
- a CDS encoding DsbC family protein: MSGLPARVYGLVCLALISMQSACQADSAESAPSADSPSPTQSAPLQLIQPAEVTDADVAAITRKAQAVFAGIDDRFSVSSVTAAGIDGYYRIKIAQGPTLYTDANVSYFFSGELFQVTDNGLVNLSQQSQAVERRALMANLDPESMIIFPAEGEQKAQVTVFTDVDCFYCQKLHQEVPALNAAGIAVRYMAFPRAGIGSSSYDKVVSAWCADDPLTAMTRLKARQSITDKRCENPVAEHYRLGQTLGVSGTPAILLDDGVIIPGYRPADDLIKQLLN
- a CDS encoding homoserine dehydrogenase, with amino-acid sequence MLKPVNIGICGLGTVGGGTFNVLARNHAQIAARTGCDIRVSHVAIRQAKPEFDLSNVTVESDVLAVARAPEVDIVVETIGGYDAAKRLVLTAIEHGKHVVTANKALIAEHGNEIFSKAAEHGVSVYFEAAVAGGIPVIKALREGLAGNQIDWLAGIINGTGNFILTEMKDKGRDFADVLAEAQALGYAEADPTFDVEGIDACHKLAILASLAFGVELSFDRAYTEGISQVAPLDVVLAEELGFNIKHLGIARQLEQGIELRVHPTLIPKTQLLANVHGVMNAVMIHADAVGSTMYYGAGAGAEPTASSIVADICDIARLLDASQAQSVPPLSFAQASIQPATILPIEQVRSEFYLRFSAHDEPGVMMHVTEALSAQGISIETMIQKAPDAAEHSLVALVTDHVEEQRLRTAVAQIETLPTIQGSVHVIRVESLA
- a CDS encoding threonine synthase, with protein sequence MKYISTRGQAPVLNFEQVMLTGLASDGGLYVPEQLPRFSREKIASFAAMSYAEVAYEVMQPFVTGCIDDDDFKAMIEDCYQEFRHPAVAPLVQLGHNEWLLELFQGPTLAFKDFALQLLGRLLDYVLERKQQKVVIMGATSGDTGSAAIEGCRRCKNIDIFILHPHQRVSDVQRKQMTSVLADNIHNIALEGNFDDCQSMVKASFNDQSFLPDGRQLVAVNSINWARIMAQIVYYFYAAAALGAPDKEVGFSVPTGNFGDIFAGYLAKQMGLPINQLIVATNTNDILHRTIAKNLYQKHELVHTLSPSMDIMVSSNFERLLFDVFDRDGAELAAFMAACNGDQTVTLPQDKFDHTRELFDSFAVDDAMTCETIASVFEQTEYLLDPHSAIGVKAAREVRRSTATPMVTLATAHPAKFAEAALQAGQSEEPALPHHMADLMQREERFTVLANDMQQVHAFMQQNIVA